One genomic region from Salvia hispanica cultivar TCC Black 2014 chromosome 2, UniMelb_Shisp_WGS_1.0, whole genome shotgun sequence encodes:
- the LOC125207579 gene encoding phospholipase D alpha 4-like isoform X1: protein MNENGKFLHGTLEVTIFRATMSKASVPFKCISLGRRSSYVTIKIDNKKMAKTTNESDHVWNQTFQILCAHPPQTTITLTLKRKCSVLGKIDIPAHKLLGESSLINGFFPLSKQSGQQKKKLKLQFIVWFKPAEDEKTWEKALENDRYQGLKNASFPMRSNCGVTLYQDAHHHPSFHPPSDGRPRRLWEDVYNAIDGAKHLIYIAGWSFNPRMALVRDPETDVPHARGVKLGELLKRKAEEGVAVMVLLWDDETSLPLIKNKGVMKTHDEDAFSYFKHTKVVCRLCPRLHDKFPTVFAHHQKAITVDSHVDHSSRSREIMSFLGGLDLCDGRYDTEEHSLFKTLNMESHCYDFYQTSLQGASLHKGGPREPWHDVHACVVGQAARDVLENFEQRWTKQCDPSLLVPVSSIQELCQQPNPERSWNVQVFRSIDHVSASPLPKSLPIERSIHEAYVEAIRRADRFIYVENQYFIGGCHMWEENKHCGCGNLIPIEIALKVASKIKARERFSAYIVIPMWPEGVPESETVQDILHWTRETMKMMYKFIAEAIQESGEDAHPRDYLNFFCLANRETEVKGEFVPPYNPHPQTHYWSAQKHRRFMVYVHSKLMIVDDTYLLIGSANVNQRSMDGKRDTEIAIGCYQNQPKNGENSIINGGVRAFRRSLWYEHTGRDEDLYNEPHSLECVKTILSIGDKMWKIYSQDEVQDMGGVHLVTYPINVTDKGCVEDLAEIDGCFPDTKTPVGGKRSSVVSSVFTT, encoded by the exons ATGAATGAAAATGGCAAGTTTCTTCATGGCACGCTCGAAGTAACGATCTTTCGTGCTACAATGTCCAAAGCATCTGTTCCATTTAAG TGTATATCTTTAGGTAGAAGGTCTTCATATGTGACTATCAAGATTGACAACAAGAAAATGGCAAAAACTACTAATGAAAGTGATCATGTTTGGAACCAAACCTTCCAAATTCTCTGTGCTCATCCACCACAGACAACGATCACGTTGACATTGAAACGAAAGTGTTCTGTTTTGGGGAAGATCGACATACCTGCTCATAAGCTTCTAGGCGAGTCGAGCTTGATCAATGGCTTCTTCCCTTTATCCAAACAGAGTGGTcagcagaagaagaagctcAAGCTGCAGTTTATTGTGTGGTTTAAGCCTGCAGAAGACGAAAAAACTTGGGAGAAAGCGTTGGAAAATGATAGATATCAAGGTTTGAAGAATGCTTCTTTTCCTATGAGGTCAAATTGTGGTGTCACATTGTATCAAGATGCTCACCACCATCCCTCGTTCCACCCGCCCTCGGATGGTAGGCCTAGGCGCCTCTGGGAGGACGTGTACAACGCGATTGATGGCGCGAAGCACTTGATCTACATTGCTGGATGGTCATTCAATCCAAGGATGGCCTTG GTGCGTGACCCTGAGACGGATGTGCCTCATGCGCGTGGGGTGAAGCTCGGGGAGCTGCTGAAGCGTAAGGCAGAGGAAGGGGTGGCTGTGATGGTCTTGCTGTGGGATGATGAGACGTCGTTGCCCTTGATCAAGAACAAAGGGGTGATGAAGACTCATGATGAGGATGCATTTTCCTACTTCAAGCATACGAAGGTCGTGTGCAGGCTGTGCCCGAGGCTGCACGATAAGTTCCCTACCGTGTTCGCCCATCATCAGAAGGCGATAACAGTGGACAGCCACGTCGATCACTCTTCAAGAAGCCGCGAGATCATGAGCTTTCTCGGTGGATTAGACCTCTGTGATGGGAGATATGACACAGAGGAGCATTCCCTTTTCAAGACTCTAAACATGGAGTCTCATTGCTATGATTTCTACCAAACTAGTCTCCAAGGGGCCAGCCTCCACAAGGGGGGGCCGAGGGAGCCATGGCACGACGTTCATGCTTGTGTCGTGGGCCAGGCTGCGAGAGACGTGCTTGAGAATTTTGAGCAGAGATGGACTAAGCAATGTGATCCGTCTCTCCTAGTTCCGGTTAGTTCAATTCAAGAACTGTGTCAGCAGCCTAATCCTGAGAGAAGTTGGAATGTTCAAGTTTTTCGATCCATTGACCATGTCTCCGCGAGCCCTCTGCCTAAGAGCCTTCCTATCGAGAGAAGCATCCATGAGGCGTATGTGGAGGCAATAAGGAGGGCGGATAGGTTTATATACGTCGAGAATCAGTACTTCATAGGAGGCTGCCATATGTGGGAGGAAAACAAGCATTGTGGCTGTGGGAACTTGATTCCTATTGAGATTGCTCTCAAGGTGGCTAGCAAGATCAAGGCGAGGGAGAGGTTTAGCGCGTATATAGTGATACCAATGTGGCCCGAGGGCGTGCCCGAGAGCGAGACGGTTCAAGACATACTGCATTGGACTAGAGAGACCATGAAAATGATGTATAAATTCATAGCAGAAGCAATTCAAGAAAGTGGTGAGGATGCTCATCCAAGGGACTACTTGAATTTCTTCTGCCTTGCTAACCGTGAAACCGAGGTAAAAGGCGAGTTCGTCCCTCCGTACAATCCACACCCTCAAACACACTATTGGAGTGCACAGAAGCATAGGAGATTCATGGTTTATGTCCACTCAAAACTCATGATAG TGGATGATACTTATCTACTGATAGGCTCAGCGAACGTGAACCAAAGGTCGATGGATGGGAAACGGGACACTGAGATAGCAATAGGCTGCTACCAAAACCAGccaaaaaatggagaaaacaGCATCATCAATGGAGGGGTTCGTGCTTTTCGTCGCTCATTATGGTACGAGCACACTGGGAGAGATGAAGATTTGTACAACGAGCCGCATAGTTTAGAATGCGTGAAGACTATTCTATCAATAGGTGACAAAATGTGGAAGATTTACAGCCAAGATGAAGTCCAAGATATGGGAGGTGTTCATTTAGTGACTTATCCTATTAATGTGACTGACAAGGGCTGTGTGGAGGATCTAGCGGAGATAGACGGCTGTTTCCCCGACACTAAGACACCCGTGGGAGGCAAGAGATCGAGCGTTGTTTCGTCTGTATTCACTACATAG
- the LOC125207580 gene encoding 3-epi-6-deoxocathasterone 23-monooxygenase CYP90D1-like, with product MEVLLILVVTAAIFCLCKIRNWWNFTSTTKSSKIPLGSFGIFPFVGETIHFISSAYSDRPESFVDKRRRMYGKVFKSHLFGSPTIVSSDAEVSKIILQSDARTFIPSYPKSLMELMGKSSILVINGSLQRRIHGLIGSFFKSSTLKSQITAEMERYVMESMGRWREDSPIYIQNEAKNIAFQVLVKALISLDPGIEMELLKKYFQEFIAGLMSIPLNFPGTQLYRSLQAKRKMVKIIDGIIQEKRGCNEGVTKDVVDALLNDKNEQLTDELIAENMVDLMIPGEDSVPLLMSLAIKYLSDCPPALTQLTEENIKLKKHKEKLKEPFSWNDYVSSLPFTQKVITETLRMGNIITGVMRKAMKDVEIKGHLIPKGWCVFAYFRSVHLDDKLYDFPYQFNPWRWQDKEINNSNFTPFGGGQRLCPGLDLARLETSIFLHHFVTQFRWEAEDDSIVNFPTVRMKRRMPVWIKRRRYS from the exons atggaggtTTTGCTGATTTTGGTAGTGACAGCAGCAATATTTTGCTTATGCAAAATTAGAAACTGGTGGAACTTCACCAGCACCACCAAATCATCAAAGATTCCTTTGGGAAGCTTTGGAATATTCCCTTTTGTTGGAGAGACAATTCACTTCATCTCTTCCGCTTATTCCGACCGGCCCGAGAGCTTCGTCGACAAACGACGCCGCAT gtatGGGAAAGTTTTCAAATCACATTTATTTGGGAGTCCGACTATAGTGTCCAGTGATGCGGAAGTGAGCAAAATAATTCTTCAAAGTGATGCAAGAACATTCATCCCATCTTACCCCAAATCCCTAATGGAATTGATGGGGAAATCTTCGATTTTGGTCATTAATGGAAGTTTGCAGAGGAGGATTCATGGATTGATTGGAAgtttcttcaaatcttcaacccTAAAATCCCAAATCACTGCAGAGATGGAGAGGTATGTGATGGAATCAATGGGAAGATGGAGAGAGGATTCCCCAATTTACATCCAAAATGAAGCCAAAAAT atTGCATTCCAAGTGCTAGTCAAAGCATTAATTAGTTTGGATCCTGGTATTGAAATGGAGCtgctaaaaaaatatttccaagAATTTATTGCTGGACTTATGtccattccattaaattttCCTGGGACTCAGCTCTATAGATCATTACAG GCAAAAAGGAAGATGGTAAAGATAATTGATGGGATAATCCAAGAAAAAAGGGGTTGTAATGAAGGAGTAACAAAAGATGTAGTGGATGCATTGTTGAATGATAAGAATGAGCAATTGACAGATGAATTAATTGCTGAAAATATGGTTGATTTGATGATTCCTGGAGAGGATTCTGTCCCACTTCTCATGTCTCTTGCCATCAAATACCTCTCAGATTGTCCACCTGCTCTCACTCAATTAACA GAAGAGAACATTAAGCTGAAGAAGCACAAGGAGAAGCTCAAGGAGCCATTTTCTTGGAATGATTATGTATCTTCTTTGCCCTTTACACAAAAA GTGATCACGGAAACATTAAGGATGGGAAACATAATCACAGGAGTGATGAGAAAAGCAATGAAAGATGTGGAAATAAAGGGGCATTTGATCCCAAAAGGATGGTGTGTTTTTGCATATTTCAGATCAGTGCATTTGGATGATAAATTGTATGACTTCCCTTATCAGTTCAATCCATGGAGATGGCAA GATAAGGAAATTAACAATAGCAACTTCACCCCATTTGGAGGTGGACAGAGATTGTGTCCAGGTCTTGACTTGGCCAGGCTGGAGACTTCTATTTTCCTACATCATTTTGTTACCCAATTCAG ATGGGAAGCTGAGGATGATTCCATTGTTAATTTTCCGACGGTGAGGATGAAGAGACGAATGCCAGTGTGGatcaaaagaagaagatactCTTAA
- the LOC125204997 gene encoding uncharacterized protein LOC125204997, translating into MKALMEYKMLADLRLLLIAFLCIPIGFLFGSFLREIHEVQKDTFYSPFDHSYSSYADDYDSRNMSKETAKRPRYLLALAVGIQQKDIVNKIVSKFNEDFAIMLFHYDGKTSEWDKFEWSQRAIHTTGLKQTKWWFAKRFLHPDVVAEFEYIFIWDEDLGVDNFTSEEYIKIVKKHGLEISQPAITSSSEPTYKITMKRNNVEVHKDADEKCENPLYPPCAGFIEIMAPVFSKESWSCVWKVIQNDLVHGWGIDFAFWRCVKVPHENIGVVDAQWVEHLVLPTLGTQTRARSYEEWKEFERRMKEAEKQESQKQSKPPI; encoded by the exons ATGAAAGCTTTGATGGAATACAAGATGTTAGCAGATCTAAGGCTGCTGCTGATAGCCTTTCTTTGCATCCcaattggatttttatttggCTCCTTTCTCAGAGAAATACATGAG GTGCAAAAAGACACCTTTTATTCACCTTTTGATCATTCATATTCCAGCTATGCTGATGACTATGATTCAAGAAACATGTCTAAA GAAACAGCAAAAAGACCAAGGTATCTGCTGGCTTTAGCAGTTGGGATTCAACAAAAAGATATTGTGAACAAAATAGTCTCCAAG ttcaaTGAGGATTTTGCAATAATGTTATTTCACTATGATGGGAAAACAAGTGAGTGGGATAAGTTTGAATGGTCACAAAGAGCAATCCACACCACTGGtctaaaacaaacaaaatg GTGGTTTGCCAAAAGATTTCTCCATCCAGATGTAGTGGCTGAATTTGAGTATATATTCATTTGGGATGAAGATTTGGGTGTAGACAACTTCACTAGTGAAGA gTATATAAAGATTGTGAAGAAGCATGGACTAGAAATATCACAACCTGCTATTACATCAAGCAGTGAGCCAACATACAAAATCacaatgaaaagaaataatgtgGAAGTTCACAA GGACGCAgatgaaaaatgtgaaaatcCACTTTACCCTCCTTGTGCAGg GTTTATTGAGATTATGGCTCCAGTATTCTCAAAAGAATCATGGAGCTGTGTTTGGAAAGTAATTCAG AATGATTTGGTCCATGGTTGGGGTATTGATTTTGCATTTTGGAGATGTGTGAAg GTCCCTCATGaaaatataggagtagttGATGCACAATGGGTTGAACATCTAGTTTTGCCAACTCTAGGAACTCAG ACTCGAGCAAGAAGTTATGAAGAATGGAAGGAATTTGAGAGGAGAATGAAAGAAGCAGAAAAACAGGAATCTCAGAAACAGTCAAAACCTCCTATTTAA
- the LOC125207579 gene encoding phospholipase D alpha 4-like isoform X2, whose product MNENGKFLHGTLEVTIFRATMSKASVPFKCISLGRRSSYVTIKIDNKKMAKTTNESDHVWNQTFQILCAHPPQTTITLTLKRKCSVLGKIDIPAHKLLGESSLINGFFPLSKQSGQQKKKLKLQFIVWFKPAEDEKTWEKALENDRYQGLKNASFPMRSNCGVTLYQDAHHHPSFHPPSDGRPRRLWEDVYNAIDGAKHLIYIAGWSFNPRMALVRDPETDVPHARGVKLGELLKRKAEEGVAVMVLLWDDETSLPLIKNKGVMKTHDEDAFSYFKHTKVVCRLCPRLHDKFPTVFAHHQKAITVDSHVDHSSRSREIMSFLGGLDLCDGRYDTEEHSLFKTLNMESHCYDFYQTSLQGASLHKGGPREPWHDVHACVVGQAARDVLENFEQRWTKQCDPSLLVPVSSIQELCQQPNPERSWNVQVFRSIDHVSASPLPKSLPIERSIHEAYVEAIRRADRFIYVENQYFIGGCHMWEENKHCGCGNLIPIEIALKVASKIKARERFSAYIVIPMWPEGVPESETVQDILHWTRETMKMMYKFIAEAIQESGEDAHPRDYLNFFCLANRETEVKGEFVPPYNPHPQTHYWSAQKHRRFMVYVHSKLMIVDDTYLLIGSANVNQRSMDGKRDTEIAIGCYQNQPKNGENSIINGGVRAFRRSLWYEHTGRDEDLYNEPHSLECVKTILSIGDKMWKIYSQDEVQDMGGVHLVTYPINVTDKGCVEDLAEIDGCFPDTKTPVGGKRSSVVSSVFTT is encoded by the exons ATGAATGAAAATGGCAAGTTTCTTCATGGCACGCTCGAAGTAACGATCTTTCGTGCTACAATGTCCAAAGCATCTGTTCCATTTAAG TGTATATCTTTAGGTAGAAGGTCTTCATATGTGACTATCAAGATTGACAACAAGAAAATGGCAAAAACTACTAATGAAAGTGATCATGTTTGGAACCAAACCTTCCAAATTCTCTGTGCTCATCCACCACAGACAACGATCACGTTGACATTGAAACGAAAGTGTTCTGTTTTGGGGAAGATCGACATACCTGCTCATAAGCTTCTAGGCGAGTCGAGCTTGATCAATGGCTTCTTCCCTTTATCCAAACAGAGTGGTcagcagaagaagaagctcAAGCTGCAGTTTATTGTGTGGTTTAAGCCTGCAGAAGACGAAAAAACTTGGGAGAAAGCGTTGGAAAATGATAGATATCAAGGTTTGAAGAATGCTTCTTTTCCTATGAGGTCAAATTGTGGTGTCACATTGTATCAAGATGCTCACCACCATCCCTCGTTCCACCCGCCCTCGGATGGTAGGCCTAGGCGCCTCTGGGAGGACGTGTACAACGCGATTGATGGCGCGAAGCACTTGATCTACATTGCTGGATGGTCATTCAATCCAAGGATGGCCTTG GTGCGTGACCCTGAGACGGATGTGCCTCATGCGCGTGGGGTGAAGCTCGGGGAGCTGCTGAAGCGTAAGGCAGAGGAAGGGGTGGCTGTGATGGTCTTGCTGTGGGATGATGAGACGTCGTTGCCCTTGATCAAGAACAAAGGGGTGATGAAGACTCATGATGAGGATGCATTTTCCTACTTCAAGCATACGAAGGTCGTGTGCAGGCTGTGCCCGAGGCTGCACGATAAGTTCCCTACCGTGTTCGCCCATCATCAGAAGGCGATAACAGTGGACAGCCACGTCGATCACTCTTCAAGAAGCCGCGAGATCATGAGCTTTCTCGGTGGATTAGACCTCTGTGATGGGAGATATGACACAGAGGAGCATTCCCTTTTCAAGACTCTAAACATGGAGTCTCATTGCTATGATTTCTACCAAACTAGTCTCCAAGGGGCCAGCCTCCACAAGGGGGGGCCGAGGGAGCCATGGCACGACGTTCATGCTTGTGTCGTGGGCCAGGCTGCGAGAGACGTGCTTGAGAATTTTGAGCAGAGATGGACTAAGCAATGTGATCCGTCTCTCCTAGTTCCGGTTAGTTCAATTCAAGAACTGTGTCAGCAGCCTAATCCTGAGAGAAGTTGGAATGTTCAAGTTTTTCGATCCATTGACCATGTCTCCGCGAGCCCTCTGCCTAAGAGCCTTCCTATCGAGAGAAGCATCCATGAGGCGTATGTGGAGGCAATAAGGAGGGCGGATAGGTTTATATACGTCGAGAATCAGTACTTCATAGGAGGCTGCCATATGTGGGAGGAAAACAAGCATTGTGGCTGTGGGAACTTGATTCCTATTGAGATTGCTCTCAAGGTGGCTAGCAAGATCAAGGCGAGGGAGAGGTTTAGCGCGTATATAGTGATACCAATGTGGCCCGAGGGCGTGCCCGAGAGCGAGACGGTTCAAGACATACTGCATTGGACTAGAGAGACCATGAAAATGATGTATAAATTCATAGCAGAAGCAATTCAAGAAAGTGGTGAGGATGCTCATCCAAGGGACTACTTGAATTTCTTCTGCCTTGCTAACCGTGAAACCGAGGTAAAAGGCGAGTTCGTCCCTCCGTACAATCCACACCCTCAAACACACTATTGGAGTGCACAGAAGCATAGGAGATTCATGGTTTATGTCCACTCAAAACTCATGATAG TGGATGATACTTATCTACTGATAGGCTCAGCGAACGTGAACCAAAGGTCGATGGATGGGAAACGGGACACTGAGATAGCAATAGGCTGCTACCAAAACCAGccaaaaaatggagaaaacaGCATCATCAATGGAGGGGTTCGTGCTTTTCGTCGCTCATTATGGTACGAGCACACTGGGAGAGATGAAGATTTGTACAACGAGCCGCATAGTTTAGAATGCGTGAAGACTATTCTATCAATAGGTGACAAAATGTGGAAGATTTACAGCCAAGATGAAGTCCAAGATATGGGAGGTGTTCATTTAGTGACTTATCCTATTAATGTGACTGACAAGGGCTGTGTGGAGGATCTAGCGGAGATAGACGGCTGTTTCCCCGACACTAAGACACCCGTGGGAGGCAAGAGATCGAGCGTTGTTTCGTCTGTATTCACTAC